A DNA window from Thermosynechococcaceae cyanobacterium Okahandja contains the following coding sequences:
- a CDS encoding ABC transporter ATP-binding protein, translating into MSHTLTADLLVATGLCKCFGGIHAVDQVEISVARHSITGLIGPNGAGKTTLFNLLCNFIPPDQGRVIFDGEPISHLPPHKVALQGLLRTFQVPRVLSRLSVLENMLLAAPLQTGEKFWNSWLKPLRIRQEEQELRQQAWQLLESVGLAAKANDYAGALSGGQRKLLEMARVMMHRPRLVLLDEPAAGVNPTLINQICQYIVQWNQQDGVTFLIIEHNMDVIMSLCHHIWVLAEGKNLADGPPGEIQTNPQVLAAYLGQ; encoded by the coding sequence GTGAGTCATACACTAACCGCAGACCTACTGGTAGCAACCGGACTGTGCAAGTGCTTTGGGGGTATTCACGCCGTTGATCAGGTAGAAATTTCCGTGGCGCGGCACAGCATTACCGGGCTGATTGGCCCCAACGGTGCCGGTAAAACCACCCTCTTTAACTTGCTGTGCAATTTTATTCCCCCCGATCAAGGCCGGGTGATTTTTGACGGTGAACCGATTAGCCACTTGCCCCCCCACAAAGTAGCGCTACAGGGGTTACTGCGCACCTTTCAAGTGCCACGGGTGCTCTCCCGGCTCTCGGTGCTGGAAAATATGCTCTTGGCCGCCCCACTGCAAACCGGGGAAAAGTTTTGGAATAGCTGGCTGAAACCCCTACGCATTCGTCAGGAAGAACAAGAGTTACGGCAGCAGGCATGGCAGCTTTTAGAATCCGTGGGTCTGGCGGCCAAAGCCAACGACTATGCGGGTGCCCTCTCGGGTGGGCAGCGCAAACTCTTAGAAATGGCGCGGGTGATGATGCACCGACCACGACTGGTTCTGCTGGATGAGCCAGCGGCGGGGGTCAACCCCACCCTCATTAATCAAATTTGTCAGTATATTGTGCAGTGGAACCAGCAGGATGGCGTAACGTTCCTCATCATTGAGCACAATATGGATGTGATTATGTCCCTGTGCCACCATATTTGGGTACTGGCAGAGGGCAAAAACCTTGCGGATGGCCCCCCCGGGGAGATTCAAACCAACCCACAGGTGTTGGCCGCCTACTTGGGGCAGTAG
- a CDS encoding succinate dehydrogenase/fumarate reductase iron-sulfur subunit, whose product MATTFAIQRQAPQGTPYWQTFVLEIDLGQTILDALNQIKWYHDGTLSFRKNCRNTICGSCAMTINGRSALACQQSVRAELANSPTPNQIAIAPLGNLPVLRDLVVDLTPFWQKLAAVDPYVSTAARQIPEREFLQSPQDREKLKAAGNCILCGACYGACNAVEVNPEFVGPHALAKAARLVADSRDTTTSERLSQYNSATHGVWGCTRCFNCNTVCPVGVAPLDRISEIKQEILATAPVASRNQERPVRHRQVLVELVKEGGWIDERQFGLRVVGNHFRDVAGITSIVPLGWRLVRRGKFPLRFEKSAGQAQVAAVIQRVQRSTPAYRYPLD is encoded by the coding sequence ATGGCCACAACCTTTGCGATTCAACGCCAAGCCCCCCAAGGCACCCCCTACTGGCAAACCTTTGTCCTAGAGATTGACCTTGGCCAAACGATTCTGGATGCCCTGAACCAGATTAAATGGTATCACGATGGCACCCTTAGCTTTCGTAAAAATTGTCGGAATACCATTTGCGGCAGTTGCGCCATGACGATTAATGGGCGCTCTGCCTTAGCCTGCCAGCAGAGTGTGCGGGCGGAGTTGGCCAACAGCCCGACCCCAAACCAGATTGCGATCGCCCCTTTAGGCAATTTACCGGTGCTCCGGGATCTGGTGGTAGATCTGACCCCGTTTTGGCAAAAGTTAGCCGCAGTGGATCCTTACGTGAGTACGGCAGCGCGACAGATCCCTGAGCGGGAGTTCCTGCAATCCCCCCAAGATCGCGAAAAGTTAAAGGCAGCGGGCAATTGTATTCTCTGTGGCGCGTGTTATGGTGCCTGTAATGCCGTGGAAGTGAATCCGGAATTTGTTGGCCCCCATGCCCTTGCCAAAGCGGCGCGGTTAGTGGCAGACAGTCGCGACACCACCACCTCAGAGCGCCTAAGCCAGTACAACAGTGCCACCCATGGCGTGTGGGGCTGTACCCGCTGTTTTAACTGCAATACCGTCTGTCCGGTTGGCGTAGCTCCCCTCGACCGCATTAGTGAGATCAAGCAGGAGATTTTAGCCACAGCCCCCGTAGCGAGCCGGAATCAGGAGCGTCCGGTGCGGCACCGCCAAGTATTAGTGGAGCTAGTCAAAGAGGGGGGTTGGATTGACGAGCGCCAGTTTGGCCTACGGGTTGTGGGCAATCACTTTCGGGATGTGGCAGGGATAACCAGTATCGTTCCTCTAGGCTGGCGCTTGGTACGGCGCGGCAAATTTCCACTACGCTTTGAAAAGTCCGCGGGCCAAGCCCAAGTGGCGGCGGTGATCCAGCGGGTGCAACGCTCAACCCCAGCATACCGCTATCCCCTAGACTAG
- a CDS encoding DUF2214 family protein, giving the protein MMDALWSSAAIAYLHYLSFMIAFAALVVEHLTLRKDLDLKQAWRLVVTDGLYGIAAITVLVTGILRVLYFGKGSEYYLSNPVFHLKVGLFILVGLLSLYPTISFLLWLKPLRQGQVPTLELPAVQRLTWVIRAELTFLSGIPLLAAMMARGIGLNWLH; this is encoded by the coding sequence ATGATGGATGCCCTTTGGAGTAGTGCAGCCATTGCCTACCTACACTACCTCAGCTTTATGATTGCGTTTGCTGCCTTAGTGGTTGAGCACCTGACCCTGCGCAAGGATCTAGATCTGAAGCAGGCCTGGCGCCTTGTTGTTACCGATGGCCTCTACGGCATTGCCGCGATTACGGTATTGGTGACCGGTATTTTACGGGTGCTGTACTTTGGCAAGGGCAGCGAGTACTACCTGAGCAATCCGGTGTTCCATCTGAAAGTAGGCTTATTTATCCTTGTGGGCCTCTTGTCTCTCTACCCCACCATTTCCTTCCTATTGTGGCTGAAGCCGCTGCGGCAGGGGCAAGTACCCACCCTTGAGCTACCGGCTGTGCAACGCCTCACGTGGGTCATCCGGGCAGAACTGACGTTTCTAAGTGGTATTCCCCTTTTGGCGGCGATGATGGCGCGGGGTATTGGCCTCAACTGGCTTCATTAA
- the ndhN gene encoding photosynthetic/respiratory NAD(P)H-quinone oxidoreductase subunit N has translation MGLLAGYQFVKDLETAGALALFVPPEGGFEGRYQRRLRAKGYTTLHLSAPGLGDLSAYLMQPHGIRPAHTGKEAIRVYFQPPLVAYHLEHLPANAKGLVLWLIDGKKLSKQEFAYLVQLTQTLPNFKVVIEVGGDRVVRWEPLTNLLAAA, from the coding sequence ATGGGTTTGCTGGCTGGCTATCAATTTGTCAAAGACCTTGAAACCGCAGGTGCCTTAGCCCTTTTTGTACCGCCAGAAGGTGGGTTTGAAGGGCGCTATCAACGCCGTTTACGCGCTAAAGGCTATACAACCCTCCATTTGAGTGCGCCGGGGCTAGGGGATCTCAGTGCCTACTTGATGCAACCCCATGGCATTCGCCCTGCCCACACGGGTAAGGAAGCCATTCGCGTCTATTTTCAGCCGCCGTTGGTGGCTTATCACCTTGAGCACTTGCCCGCCAATGCTAAGGGGTTAGTGCTGTGGCTTATTGATGGCAAAAAGCTCTCGAAGCAGGAATTTGCCTACTTGGTGCAGTTGACCCAAACCCTGCCCAACTTCAAAGTGGTGATTGAGGTGGGGGGCGATCGCGTCGTGCGCTGGGAACCCCTAACAAATTTGCTGGCCGCCGCTTAA
- a CDS encoding NINE protein: protein MTSNASEASSKKIAAGICGILLGALGIHKFVLGYSSEGLIMLLVSILTCGVVAPVMGIIGLIEGIIYLTKTDEEFYNTYMVGKKGWF, encoded by the coding sequence ATGACATCTAACGCTTCAGAGGCATCGAGCAAAAAAATTGCAGCGGGAATTTGCGGGATTTTACTGGGTGCCCTCGGCATTCATAAGTTTGTCCTTGGCTACTCCAGCGAAGGACTGATCATGCTGTTGGTCAGCATTCTAACCTGTGGCGTTGTCGCGCCGGTCATGGGCATCATTGGCCTCATTGAGGGCATCATTTACCTCACCAAAACTGACGAGGAGTTCTATAACACCTATATGGTTGGCAAAAAAGGCTGGTTCTAG
- a CDS encoding HNH endonuclease has protein sequence MLRKMPISDELKQVIRERAQYICEYCHSPERLSASRFTVDHVIPKSLGGSDEIDNLALACRRCNERRYNFVAGIDPETQEIVPIFNPRKQRWDEHFVWLSQGLVIAGTTPIGRATCLRLDLNDTRYPENDSIRETRRLWIQTGLHPPEGDPCKA, from the coding sequence TTGCTGCGCAAGATGCCAATCAGTGATGAACTCAAGCAAGTGATTCGAGAGCGTGCCCAATATATCTGCGAGTACTGCCATTCACCGGAGCGACTGAGCGCCAGTCGATTTACCGTTGATCATGTCATTCCGAAATCTCTGGGCGGTTCTGACGAAATTGATAATCTTGCACTTGCCTGTCGTCGCTGTAATGAGAGGCGATACAACTTTGTAGCTGGTATTGATCCAGAGACTCAGGAAATTGTTCCTATTTTTAATCCTCGTAAACAGCGGTGGGATGAGCATTTTGTTTGGCTAAGTCAAGGTCTTGTCATAGCAGGAACTACGCCCATTGGTCGTGCAACTTGCCTGCGTCTCGATTTGAATGATACCCGTTATCCAGAGAACGATTCTATTCGAGAAACGAGGCGGCTCTGGATACAAACCGGATTGCACCCTCCAGAAGGTGATCCGTGCAAAGCTTGA
- a CDS encoding RRXRR domain-containing protein produces the protein MLRVPVLSPDGKPLMPTKASRARRWIRDGLAVGKWSDLGVFYVQLVQQPSGEETQPIAVGIDPGKLYSGIGVQSPKATLFLAHLVLPFQTVKGRMEQRRMMRRGRRGRRINRKVAYAKRAHRQKRFNNRRQNKLPPSIRANRQLEFRVVSEICKIFPVSKIIYEYVKAEGSKSFSPVMVGQQVMLGWLAKLAPVETRFGYETASLRKQLGLAKSKDKSVQTPESHAVDGLALACSEFVRYESFYTANTHGHRWTGSVELTPSVFRVIRRPPISRRQLHLMVPVKGGVRRKYGGTTTRHGVRKGDIVRAEMASRVYVGWVSGDTQKQISVSDFNWKRLGQFTASKVSLISRSTNLVVSGASYPTQPPLLSLPHLLREVGVSRRTF, from the coding sequence ATGTTGCGAGTTCCAGTTCTATCACCTGACGGAAAACCGTTGATGCCCACCAAGGCGAGTCGCGCAAGACGCTGGATTCGAGATGGGCTGGCAGTGGGCAAATGGTCAGATTTGGGCGTGTTCTACGTCCAACTGGTTCAGCAACCTTCTGGGGAAGAAACCCAACCGATTGCGGTGGGCATCGACCCCGGAAAGCTGTATTCCGGTATTGGAGTGCAATCACCCAAGGCAACTTTATTTTTGGCTCACCTAGTGTTGCCATTCCAAACGGTCAAAGGCCGAATGGAACAACGTCGGATGATGCGACGTGGGAGACGCGGGAGGAGAATCAACCGCAAGGTTGCCTACGCCAAACGCGCCCACAGACAGAAACGGTTTAATAACCGTCGGCAGAACAAACTACCGCCTAGTATTCGAGCCAATCGACAACTTGAATTCAGGGTCGTGAGTGAGATTTGCAAAATCTTTCCAGTGAGCAAGATTATCTATGAGTACGTAAAGGCAGAGGGGTCAAAATCCTTTTCTCCTGTAATGGTGGGTCAACAAGTCATGTTAGGCTGGTTGGCAAAACTAGCTCCGGTTGAGACGCGGTTTGGGTACGAAACCGCTAGCCTCAGAAAGCAGTTAGGGTTGGCCAAGTCGAAAGATAAGTCAGTGCAAACACCTGAAAGTCATGCCGTTGATGGATTGGCTCTAGCGTGTTCTGAGTTCGTCCGATACGAATCGTTTTACACTGCCAATACTCACGGTCATAGGTGGACAGGTTCAGTTGAGCTAACGCCATCGGTTTTCAGGGTAATTCGCAGACCTCCGATTTCGCGCAGGCAGTTGCACTTAATGGTTCCAGTAAAAGGGGGTGTACGCCGCAAATATGGCGGCACCACTACACGGCATGGAGTTCGGAAGGGTGACATTGTTCGCGCTGAAATGGCGAGTCGGGTTTATGTCGGTTGGGTGAGCGGTGATACTCAAAAGCAGATTTCTGTCAGCGATTTCAACTGGAAGCGGTTGGGGCAATTTACCGCTTCCAAAGTTTCTTTGATTTCGCGCAGTACAAATTTGGTGGTTTCGGGGGCATCGTACCCCACTCAACCACCGCTCTTATCCCTCCCCCACCTGCTGCGCGAGGTGGGGGTTTCTCGGAGGACTTTTTGA
- a CDS encoding MoxR family ATPase translates to MRDPLQRLVSNLGQVIVGKETALELVLVGLLAGGHVLLEDVPGVGKTLLAKALARSLGGSFQRIQATPDLLPTDLSGTNIWNPKTAEFEFRPGPVFCNILLADEINRATPRTQSALLEVMEEYQVTIDGVTYALPQPFFVIATQNPVEYQGTFPLPEAQLDRFALCLSLGYPSEDEELQMLQRLQGGLDLKQLSPCLSLSDIEQLRQQVLQVHVEPVVQKYILSLVRSTRESDRITLGVSPRGTVMLQRTAQALAFLSDRDYVVPDDVKRLAPHVLGHRLITTAGRSNLAFVAELLNTVPVP, encoded by the coding sequence ATGCGTGATCCCCTACAGCGATTGGTGAGTAACCTTGGTCAAGTGATCGTGGGCAAAGAAACAGCCCTCGAACTGGTGCTGGTGGGTCTATTAGCTGGTGGCCACGTGCTGCTAGAAGATGTGCCCGGAGTGGGTAAAACCCTCTTGGCCAAAGCCTTAGCCCGCTCCCTTGGCGGTTCCTTTCAGCGCATTCAAGCCACCCCCGATCTGCTGCCAACAGATTTATCGGGCACGAATATTTGGAACCCCAAAACCGCTGAATTTGAGTTCCGGCCAGGGCCGGTCTTTTGTAACATTCTGCTGGCGGACGAAATTAATCGCGCTACACCACGCACCCAGTCCGCCCTGCTGGAGGTCATGGAAGAGTACCAAGTCACCATTGATGGCGTAACCTATGCCCTGCCCCAGCCCTTTTTTGTGATTGCTACCCAAAACCCGGTGGAGTATCAAGGCACCTTTCCGCTGCCCGAGGCGCAGCTTGATCGCTTTGCCCTCTGCCTCAGCTTAGGATACCCCAGCGAAGACGAAGAACTGCAAATGCTACAGCGGCTACAGGGGGGGCTAGACCTGAAACAGCTTAGCCCTTGTTTGAGTCTCAGTGACATCGAGCAGTTGCGACAACAGGTGCTACAGGTACACGTGGAACCGGTGGTGCAAAAGTACATCCTCAGCCTTGTCCGCAGTACCCGCGAGAGCGATCGCATCACCCTTGGCGTTAGCCCCCGCGGCACCGTCATGCTCCAACGCACCGCCCAAGCCCTAGCCTTCCTGAGCGATCGCGATTATGTGGTGCCCGATGATGTGAAACGGCTTGCACCCCACGTCCTTGGCCATCGCCTCATTACCACCGCTGGCCGCTCTAACTTGGCCTTTGTGGCCGAGTTACTGAATACGGTTCCCGTCCCCTAA
- a CDS encoding bifunctional riboflavin kinase/FAD synthetase, whose amino-acid sequence MQTPTAIALGNFDGVHRGHQHVIRTLVEAAPANCYRSVITFSPHPQAFFTGEERLLLTPAAEKRTLLSQYGIEQVIVLPFTQELAQLSPLEFIEQILVQQLQATVLSVGFNFGFGRGRSGTAEDLRTLCAAFGIPVHIVPPHCHGSDRVSSSAIRAALATGDVDLARALLGRPYALTGTVVSGQQLGRQLGFPTANLALPADKLLPRHGVYACRVTAAALSSPQLGVVNIGVRPTVAGRRVTTEVHLLDWHGNLYNQELTLHLEAFIRPEMQFSALADLQAQIASDCLTAATLLQRVESYA is encoded by the coding sequence TTGCAAACCCCTACCGCGATCGCCCTCGGCAATTTTGATGGTGTCCATCGGGGGCATCAACACGTCATCCGGACCCTAGTTGAGGCAGCACCCGCCAACTGTTACCGCTCCGTCATTACCTTTTCGCCTCATCCCCAAGCCTTTTTTACCGGCGAGGAACGGCTGCTGCTGACCCCCGCGGCGGAAAAACGCACCCTGCTTAGCCAGTACGGCATTGAACAGGTGATTGTGCTGCCCTTTACCCAGGAATTGGCCCAGCTTTCCCCCTTAGAATTTATCGAGCAGATTTTGGTGCAACAACTGCAAGCCACAGTTCTCAGCGTGGGGTTTAACTTTGGCTTTGGCCGCGGGCGCTCCGGCACGGCGGAGGATTTACGCACCCTCTGTGCCGCCTTTGGCATTCCGGTGCATATTGTGCCTCCCCACTGTCACGGGAGCGATCGCGTCAGTAGTTCTGCCATTCGTGCCGCCTTGGCCACAGGAGACGTTGACCTTGCCCGCGCCCTCTTGGGGCGACCCTACGCCTTGACTGGAACAGTCGTCTCTGGTCAACAACTCGGGCGGCAATTGGGGTTTCCGACCGCCAATTTGGCCTTGCCAGCCGATAAACTGCTGCCCCGCCATGGGGTCTATGCCTGCCGGGTGACTGCCGCTGCCTTGAGCAGCCCCCAATTAGGCGTAGTCAATATTGGTGTGCGCCCCACCGTTGCTGGCCGTCGGGTCACGACCGAGGTGCATCTGCTCGATTGGCACGGCAACCTTTACAACCAAGAATTAACCCTGCACCTTGAAGCCTTTATTCGCCCTGAGATGCAGTTTTCAGCCCTCGCAGATCTGCAAGCCCAAATTGCCAGCGACTGCCTCACCGCTGCCACCCTACTCCAGCGAGTTGAATCCTATGCGTGA
- a CDS encoding SLC13 family permease — protein MLIQYWQPLVAGLIFLGVIVLIMTEWINITIAAFLGAILLVFLNIMTLAEAISYIGRSHGTLALFFGVMVLVRAFEPTKIFDYIATQMVILARGQGKRLLLGIVALTVPICAVLPNATTVMLLAPLLPPMAAEVGVDFVPLIILMVIVSNSAGLLTLVGDPATYIVGDAINLSFADYLLRLSLAGVLAISVIVFCLPILFRRIWRKELKSLDHLPHPQINHPRTLAVGSVIILFVLVFFVIGDGTLVKVSPPAVALMGAALALLLAHQSKIDTVTHILRDVDWGTLIFFMSVFVLIGGLEKTGIIGQLSQLLAVAVGKHIFVGSLLLLFAIGILSSVIPNIPLVVAMVPLLKKYVIQVGLAGSEILHPGYGGDIPATVLPLFYAMMLGATLGGNATLVGASANIVGAGVAELHGRQISFKTFLRYGVPITALQLGVAALFLTLRFLIWR, from the coding sequence ATGCTCATCCAATACTGGCAGCCCCTTGTGGCAGGTCTGATCTTTCTCGGTGTGATTGTCCTGATCATGACCGAGTGGATCAACATCACGATTGCAGCCTTTCTCGGCGCTATTCTCCTCGTTTTTCTGAATATCATGACCCTTGCTGAGGCCATTAGCTACATTGGCCGCAGTCACGGCACCCTTGCCCTCTTTTTTGGCGTGATGGTGCTTGTGCGAGCGTTTGAACCAACAAAGATTTTCGACTATATTGCCACTCAAATGGTCATTTTGGCACGGGGACAAGGGAAGCGATTACTTTTGGGCATTGTTGCCCTTACCGTCCCCATCTGTGCCGTGTTGCCAAATGCGACGACCGTCATGCTGCTGGCACCCCTATTGCCCCCCATGGCTGCGGAGGTGGGGGTAGATTTTGTACCCCTGATTATTTTGATGGTCATTGTCTCTAACAGTGCAGGCTTGCTAACCCTAGTGGGGGATCCAGCCACCTACATTGTCGGGGATGCTATCAACCTGAGTTTTGCCGATTATCTGCTGCGCCTGAGTCTGGCCGGGGTGTTAGCGATTTCCGTCATTGTCTTTTGCCTGCCGATCTTGTTTCGACGGATTTGGCGCAAAGAACTCAAAAGCCTTGATCACTTGCCCCATCCTCAAATTAACCATCCCCGCACCTTGGCCGTTGGCTCCGTCATTATCCTGTTTGTGCTTGTGTTCTTCGTTATTGGGGATGGCACCCTAGTGAAAGTCTCGCCGCCTGCTGTCGCCTTGATGGGAGCAGCCTTGGCGCTGCTCCTTGCCCACCAAAGCAAAATTGATACCGTCACCCACATTTTGCGAGATGTGGACTGGGGCACCCTGATTTTTTTTATGAGCGTCTTTGTGCTGATTGGCGGTCTCGAAAAAACCGGGATCATTGGCCAGCTTTCGCAACTCCTAGCCGTTGCCGTCGGCAAGCATATCTTTGTTGGCTCTCTGTTGCTGTTGTTTGCAATCGGTATTCTCTCCAGTGTTATCCCCAACATTCCCTTGGTCGTGGCAATGGTGCCATTACTCAAAAAGTACGTTATCCAAGTTGGCCTAGCCGGTAGCGAAATTCTTCACCCCGGCTATGGGGGCGATATTCCCGCTACAGTTCTGCCGTTGTTTTATGCCATGATGCTGGGTGCCACGTTAGGGGGAAATGCCACCCTAGTGGGTGCCTCGGCTAATATTGTGGGGGCAGGCGTTGCCGAACTCCATGGTCGGCAAATCAGCTTTAAGACATTTTTGCGCTATGGCGTTCCGATTACAGCGCTGCAACTAGGGGTCGCGGCTCTGTTTCTTACCCTGCGATTTTTAATTTGGCGCTAA
- a CDS encoding glycogen/starch/alpha-glucan phosphorylase, with protein sequence MSTAAAEHCDLFIESDRTGMTVQTLKRAFVDNLHYIQGKDATFATPYDYFMALAYTVRDRLLHRRIKTAQTYFEQDAKVVYYLSAEFLIGRLLLNNLINVGLYEQTKQAMAEFGLDLGELMEREPEPGLGNGGLGRLAACFLDSLATLEIPAVGYGIRYEYGIFEQVITNGWQHEVPDNWLRFGNPWEIARPDYNVEVKFGGHTEAYTDPQGHYRVRWIAGTTVLGTPYDTPISGYGKNNVNTLRLWSARAAQDFNLQVFNAGDYTQAVSDKTFSENISKVLYPNDNTPQGKELRLRQQYFFVSCSLQDIIRLYLRKHTSFDAFPDKVAIQLNDTHPAIGVAELMRLLIDEYQLTWEKAWDITQRTFAYTNHTLLAEALERWSVDLFGRLLPRHLEIIYEINYRFLNEIRQRYPGNTARLARMSLIEEGHPKQVRMAHLACVGSHTVNGVAELHTELIKQELMRDFYEMYPQKFQNKTNGITPRRWLLLSNPRLASLITDTLNSDRWITHLDELRGLEPYAADPAFQAKWQEIKQANKERLAEYIWRNNQIEVDPYSLFDIQIKRIHEYKRQHLAVLHIITLYEQIKANPSMDMQPRTFIFGGKAAPGYFMAKMMIKLINAVGEMVNHDSDVNGRLKVVFLNNYSVSLGEIAYPAADLSEQISTAGKEASGTGNMKFALNGALTIGTLDGANVEIRQEVGAENFFLFGLTAQEVMSLKAEGYNPRDYYHSNPMLKKVIDSLISDYFTPREPGLFEPIVSSLLNDDPYMLLADYQSYVDCQQRAAQAFRDKARWTQMSILNVARMGKFSSDRTIAEYCKDIWQVQPVPVSLDACRPAFRPMKEAKSSL encoded by the coding sequence GTGTCCACGGCTGCCGCTGAGCATTGTGATCTCTTTATCGAGAGCGATCGCACGGGTATGACGGTGCAAACCCTAAAGCGAGCCTTTGTGGATAATCTGCACTACATTCAGGGCAAGGATGCCACGTTTGCGACTCCCTACGATTACTTCATGGCACTGGCTTACACGGTGCGCGATCGCCTGCTACACCGCCGCATTAAAACCGCCCAAACCTACTTTGAGCAGGATGCCAAAGTGGTTTATTACCTGTCGGCAGAGTTTTTAATTGGGCGACTGCTCCTCAATAACCTGATTAACGTCGGTCTTTACGAGCAAACCAAGCAGGCCATGGCCGAGTTTGGCCTTGACTTGGGGGAACTCATGGAGCGGGAACCGGAACCCGGCCTTGGCAATGGGGGCTTAGGTCGCCTTGCCGCCTGTTTTTTAGACTCCCTAGCCACCCTTGAAATTCCGGCGGTGGGCTACGGCATTCGCTACGAGTACGGCATTTTTGAGCAGGTGATTACCAACGGCTGGCAGCACGAAGTCCCCGATAACTGGCTGCGCTTTGGTAACCCATGGGAAATTGCCCGCCCCGACTACAACGTAGAAGTTAAGTTTGGTGGCCACACCGAAGCCTACACCGACCCCCAAGGCCACTACCGCGTCCGCTGGATTGCCGGAACCACGGTTCTCGGTACCCCCTACGACACCCCCATTTCCGGCTACGGCAAAAATAACGTCAATACCCTGCGGCTCTGGAGTGCCCGTGCGGCCCAAGATTTCAACTTGCAGGTCTTTAATGCCGGGGACTATACTCAAGCCGTTTCCGACAAGACCTTTAGCGAAAATATTTCCAAGGTTCTTTACCCCAACGACAACACGCCTCAGGGCAAGGAACTGCGGCTGCGGCAGCAGTACTTTTTTGTCTCCTGCTCGTTGCAGGATATTATTCGCCTTTACCTGCGCAAGCACACCAGCTTTGATGCTTTTCCCGACAAGGTGGCCATTCAGCTTAACGATACCCATCCCGCCATTGGCGTGGCCGAACTGATGCGCCTGCTCATTGATGAGTACCAACTGACTTGGGAAAAAGCGTGGGACATTACCCAGCGCACCTTTGCCTACACCAACCATACGCTCTTGGCTGAAGCCCTCGAACGTTGGTCGGTTGATCTGTTTGGTCGGCTGCTGCCGCGGCACCTTGAAATTATTTATGAAATTAACTACCGCTTCCTAAACGAGATTCGGCAGCGCTATCCGGGCAATACGGCGCGGTTGGCCCGTATGTCACTCATTGAAGAGGGACACCCTAAGCAGGTGCGCATGGCTCACTTGGCCTGTGTCGGTAGCCATACGGTTAACGGCGTGGCCGAACTGCACACGGAGCTCATTAAACAGGAATTGATGCGGGATTTTTATGAAATGTATCCCCAGAAGTTCCAGAACAAGACCAATGGTATTACTCCCCGCCGTTGGCTGCTCCTGAGTAACCCGCGCTTGGCTAGCCTAATTACCGACACCCTCAACAGCGATCGCTGGATTACTCACTTAGACGAATTGCGCGGTCTTGAGCCCTATGCGGCTGATCCGGCATTTCAGGCCAAGTGGCAAGAGATTAAACAGGCCAACAAGGAGCGCTTAGCGGAGTACATTTGGCGCAACAATCAAATTGAGGTGGATCCCTACTCCCTATTTGACATTCAAATTAAGCGCATCCACGAGTACAAACGGCAGCACCTTGCCGTGTTGCACATCATCACCCTGTACGAGCAAATTAAGGCCAATCCCAGTATGGATATGCAGCCGCGCACGTTTATCTTTGGTGGCAAGGCGGCTCCCGGCTATTTCATGGCCAAAATGATGATTAAGCTAATCAACGCGGTCGGTGAAATGGTGAACCATGACAGCGATGTCAATGGTCGCCTCAAGGTGGTGTTTCTCAACAACTATTCCGTCTCTTTGGGGGAAATTGCCTATCCGGCAGCGGATCTCTCAGAGCAAATTTCCACCGCCGGCAAGGAAGCTTCGGGCACGGGTAATATGAAGTTTGCCCTAAACGGGGCGCTGACCATTGGTACCCTCGATGGTGCCAATGTCGAGATTCGCCAAGAGGTGGGGGCAGAGAACTTTTTCCTCTTTGGCTTGACGGCGCAGGAGGTGATGAGTTTGAAGGCGGAGGGCTACAATCCGCGCGATTATTACCACAGCAACCCGATGTTGAAAAAGGTGATTGACAGCCTCATTTCTGACTACTTTACGCCTCGCGAGCCGGGATTGTTTGAGCCGATTGTTAGTTCGTTACTCAATGACGACCCGTACATGCTTTTGGCGGACTATCAGTCCTATGTGGATTGTCAGCAGCGTGCCGCTCAGGCCTTCCGTGATAAAGCCCGCTGGACTCAAATGTCTATTTTGAATGTGGCGCGGATGGGCAAGTTCTCTAGCGATCGCACCATTGCGGAATACTGCAAAGACATTTGGCAGGTGCAACCCGTGCCGGTTTCCCTAGATGCCTGTCGCCCTGCCTTCCGACCGATGAAGGAGGCCAAAAGCAGCCTGTAG